ACTACCTTAGCAGGGGGTTAGGGGCACTGGCCGCGGAAGGGAAAGAAGGATTCGGGGGTTCCAAGTTTTTGTACGATTGGATTTTCAGCCCGCTCCTTACCCTTCATGTAGCAGTGGTCTCGGTGGGGATTATTATGGCGGTTTATATGATCATTTTAGGATACCGGGTGGCACAGCGGAAGGGGCAGGAAATGGTCCTTAAGGCGGGTGAGCTGAAGGTACACCAAAAGACGTTGATTAAAATTTCCATTTGGGCCTTTGGGGTTTTTATTTTGGTTTTCGTGTCCCGAAGTTTAAGCACCGAAACAGGTTTTACAGCGGGAAAGTTTTGGGTTTATTTTTCAGGGTTTCTTTTAGTGGCATTGGTTCTTGGTCTTGAACGGTTTATCGAAAGGGCCTTGCCTGACGGAGAGAGGCGGCACCGGCTTCTGGGAACATTTACCATGGTTTTGTATGTCGTAGCCCTGTTTACCACTGCCATTACTTACTTTTTGTTGTATGTGGCTTATCCCCCAATACATAGTTGAGAATTTTTCTTAAACCTTATTATTTTCCTCCTATTTAAGAAAGGGACCCCGGTAGCCCTCCTTTGAAAAAGGAGGATTTTATGGTAATAAAATCT
The nucleotide sequence above comes from Nitrospiria bacterium. Encoded proteins:
- a CDS encoding DUF420 domain-containing protein yields the protein MEAFLNRPGFLGTYGTIGADLSFLLAVGFTVLFIMGWQKARKAKGRHHHTITLWAMIAMLGYFVFYYLSRGLGALAAEGKEGFGGSKFLYDWIFSPLLTLHVAVVSVGIIMAVYMIILGYRVAQRKGQEMVLKAGELKVHQKTLIKISIWAFGVFILVFVSRSLSTETGFTAGKFWVYFSGFLLVALVLGLERFIERALPDGERRHRLLGTFTMVLYVVALFTTAITYFLLYVAYPPIHS